In Struthio camelus isolate bStrCam1 chromosome 12, bStrCam1.hap1, whole genome shotgun sequence, the DNA window GAGTACCAGGTGCGGGGGGCgaccgggccgggggcggggccgggggggccgggggggcggagTGGAAcgggagcgcggggggcgggaggggggccgggggggcggggccgggggggcgggagTGGAACGGGAGCacggggggcgggccgggggggcgggagCGGGACCGGTCGAGGGATGGGGGGCAGGACCAGGCCAGGACCGGGATGGGATAGGGTcggggggggcaggaccaggcCCGGACCGggatgggggtcggggggggcaggaccaggcCCGGACCGGGATGGGGACCGGGGGGCCAGGACCAGGCCCGGACCGggatgggggccggggggggcaggaccaggcCCGGACCGggatgggggtcggggggggcaggaccaggcccggaccgggatggggaccggggggggcaggaccaggcCCGGACCGGGATGGGGACCGGGGGGCAGGACCAGGCCGGGACCGGGATAGGGGCTGGGAGGGGCAGGACCAGGCCGGGACCGGGATAGGGGCTGGGAGGGGCAGGACCAGGCCCGGACCGGGATGGGGACCGGGGGGCAGGACCAGGCCCGCACCGGGATAGGGGCTGGGAGGGGCAGGACCAGGCCGGGACCGGGATAGGGGCTGGGAGGGGCAGGACCAGGCCGGGACCGGGATAGGGGCTGGGAGGGGCAGGACCAGGCCCGGACCGGGATGGGGACCGGGGGGCAGGACCAGGCCCGCACCGGGATGGGGGCCAggggggggcaggaccaggcCCGGACCGGGATGGGGGCCAGGGAGGGGCAGGACCAGGCCCGGACCGggatgggggccgggggggggcaggaccaggcCCGGACCGGGATGGGGGCCAGGGGGTGCAGGACCAGGCCCGGACCGGGATgagggccggggggggcaggaccaggcCCGGACCGGGATGGGGACCGGGGGGCAGGACCAGGCCCGGACCGggatgggggccgggggggggcaggaccaggcCCGGACCGggatgggggccggggggggcaggaccaggcCCGCACCGGGAtgggggcccgggggctgccccaggccggggggagccggggtggCCGCGGACAGGGCCGGGCTGATGCGCGCTCTGCCCCGCAGGAGCTGACGTTCCTGAGCAAGCAGGAGATCCTGCTGTGAGTACCCCACGCCCCCTCCGCGCCGGGCAGCGTCCTGGCCTCCGTCCCGCCGGCACCCGCCTGGCAGAgccgggagcggggagcggggcgtccggctctgcccgcagccgccccgctcGGCTGGACAGCCGGGGAGATGCTGTCCCTGGGCGCACGCGTGCCGGGGGCAGCGCTGCTGGGgtgctccctccctcctgccccactccCCCCTCCTGCTCCGCTCCCGCCGTGCTTTGGGCTCTGTCCCCACCACGGAGTTTGCCTCTGCAGTTGGGGTGTGGAGGCCCCCCCCGGCTGTTCCCAGCCCGCTGGCTTCTGTGGTTCTTTTCTTACATTAATGAGTTGCTCGAAGCAAAGTAGGAGACAGGAAACATAAATCCTAGGCTGGGCCTTTCCCACTTGTGGGACTGGCAGGGCTTCAGGTTATGAAGGCGCCTGGGTGCGGCCTGCTAGCCCCGCTGGTGGTGGAGCGGCGGGTGCAGGCCTCATCTGGTCACTCGGGAGCGTGTGATGTGCTGCGGAGCCGGGATGCTGGGTGCAGGGCTCGCCATCGAGCCGGTCCGGACGTGTCTGGTGCGGAGGTGTCTGCTCACTCCTTTGAAGTCTGCAGGCAGCGCGAGAATGGTTGCAGCCAGCCtcgcgggcaggcgggcgggcagcagggccagctcttccctccctcctggtGCCGGACGCTGCGGTTGCAGGAGCCGGTGCAGAGGAAGCTgccttttgcaagctgcaggggaaGCTGGCCCAACAGGCAGGACCGTCTGGGACTGCGTGCTCCTACCCCTTGATCCGGCTAGGCGTACAAGCATTGTGCTGTTGTGCACAGCTGGCAGGGAGCTGTGGGAACCCGGGCGTCCCCCTCCCTGCACggctcctgggaagagctgcctgcgctgcccgtgCCCAGAGGGCTGCCTCTGAGCCGCTCGCTCCACAGAGCGTCTCTTGTTCTTGCCTCTTCAAGTGCCTACAAGAGGTTCAGTGAACTGCTgccagaggaggagaaggagaatgcCCGCTCAGTTCGGATTCCCAAGGACAGGATCCTGACGTTGCCGGAACTGAGGGTATGGCATCTGGGAGAAAGCAGCGCTCGGCTACGGCGCTCTTGCTCCTGGGCGCGTTCAGGCAGGTCCCTGTTTACTCTGCTAGGCCCTGGCAGCGCCAGCGCGCTGTACTCAGCTCGCTGCCCGTAACAGCTACTCAGGGAAGCTGCTCGCTTTCCGCACGTCAGCTCCTTCTACAACTTCCTTGTCCCTGCCGTGCCACAGGGGATCCTGGAATTCCCTGCTGCGTGGGGCGGCTATCGCGCTGCCGTGTTCCCGGGGACGCAGGGCAGCTGTCCTAACGCTGTGAGGAACCTGCTGCCAGAGGGGGTAGCGGCCTGCGTGCTCAGCGCGGGCTCAGCGCGAGGCCAGGAGGGACTTGCCAGCCTGCAACCGAGGAAGCAGGTCTGGTGCTGCCCAGCCTCGCCCTGAGCAGTCGCGGTGTGTTGGCAGGCAAACCCCTTCCAGCACCGCATCTGCCACGTGTTCTCCACTTCAGAGGACAGGGATGACAGCATGTCCTTTGAAGACTTCCTTGATATGCTGAGTGTCTTCAGCGACTCTGCTACCTCAGAGATCAAATCCCACTATGCTTTCCGCATCTTTGGTAACGATGGCAGGGGGGTGAATGCTGTGTCCTGGGATCCCTCTCCCTGTGGTGGGGGGACAGAGCCTTGTTCGTGAGGGCTGGCCGTGCCCTCGGAGTGCCCACGGAGACGGTGGCTTTAGGAACTCCCTGGGGGGAACTGCTAGTTTAGCACAATGTGCACCACCTCCCCAGCGCCGCTGGGTACAGCCTGGAGCCGGCCATACCCTCAGGTAGTCCAGACCCTCTCCATCTGAATGTGGGTGCTGTGACTCTTTGGgaccactgaggccctgcggggACATAACTTTGCTCTCCCCAAAGATTTTGATGGTGATGGGACTCTGGGCAAAAAGGACCTGGAGAACTTGGTGAACTGTCTGACGGGGCAAGGCGAGGAGTCCAGACTGAGCAACGCGgagatggagcagctc includes these proteins:
- the CIB1 gene encoding calcium and integrin-binding protein 1, encoding MGGSASRLPREALGEYQELTFLSKQEILLAYKRFSELLPEEEKENARSVRIPKDRILTLPELRANPFQHRICHVFSTSEDRDDSMSFEDFLDMLSVFSDSATSEIKSHYAFRIFDFDGDGTLGKKDLENLVNCLTGQGEESRLSNAEMEQLIQNILEDSDIDKDGTINLAEFQHVVSRSPDFASSFKIVL